From a single Desulfobacterales bacterium genomic region:
- a CDS encoding porin family protein, which produces MNKYFMFMIVTVALIGLTSIASVAETPSAYFAVKGGLYSPSKSYDLDNFNSGNKTHLDSKTGLYWDIVIGYYLLPIFAMELNAGYFESKGSPSAIPGELKLKVIPVVANAKVLLPLGPIEPYGEFGIGAYFTNFDIDGHFSKLSDSSDSSDVTYGLHAGVGINFNITDNLFLGIDGRYLWAKPSYGGVDIALDGFIVTAALGIRY; this is translated from the coding sequence ATGAACAAATATTTTATGTTTATGATTGTCACAGTAGCTTTGATCGGTTTAACGTCCATAGCATCTGTAGCGGAAACCCCCTCTGCTTATTTTGCGGTCAAGGGTGGTCTCTACTCACCCAGTAAATCGTATGACCTTGACAATTTCAACAGTGGCAATAAAACCCATTTGGACAGTAAGACCGGGTTATACTGGGATATCGTGATAGGCTATTACCTTCTTCCGATATTCGCCATGGAATTGAACGCCGGATACTTCGAAAGTAAGGGTTCTCCATCGGCAATACCAGGCGAGTTAAAGCTGAAGGTCATCCCGGTGGTCGCAAATGCTAAGGTGCTTCTCCCACTCGGTCCGATCGAACCTTACGGCGAGTTTGGGATCGGAGCTTACTTCACAAACTTTGACATAGATGGTCATTTCAGTAAGCTTTCAGATTCATCAGATTCATCAGACGTTACCTACGGGCTGCATGCCGGGGTCGGTATAAATTTCAACATTACGGATAACCTATTTCTGGGTATCGATGGGAGATACCTTTGGGCCAAACCGTCTTATGGCGGCGTGGACATCGCGCTGGATGGTTTCATTGTGACGGCTGCTCTGGGCATCCGTTATTGA